From the Psychrobacter sp. P11F6 genome, the window TAATGTTTGCACCGCTAATGAAACACAGAAACGTAGTAAGGCGATTGCCAAAAAATATAATATCAAATAACAATTTTCATTTTTTTAGAAGTAAAAAAAGCGCCTATCTCATTTAATGAGATAGGCGCTTTTTATGGCATAGTTTTTATTGAAAAACTATTTTCCGCTTACTTTTGCAATGACTTCTTCACGGCTCAGCATTTGCTTTTCTGTCTCACGGCGATTGACGTATTCGTACTGGCCTTCAGCCAAGTTACGGTCTGAAACCACGATACGATGAGGAATACCAATCAATTCAAGATCAGCAAACTTAACACCTGGACGCTCGTTACGATCATCAAGAAGCACATTGATGCCTTGTGCTTTTAACTCTTCATAGAGTGCCGTCGCTGTCTGCATGACGGTCTCTTCTTTTGACTTCATCGGTATGATAGCGACCTCAAAAGGAGCGATTGAATCATTAACCGTTGGCGTTTGTGGCCACATGATACCGTTTTCGTCGTTGTTTTGTTCGATAGCAGCGGCAATGATACGGCTCACACCAATACCGTAGCAACCCATCATTAGGGTCACAGGCTTACCATCTTCACCAGATACGGTAGCATTTAACGCTTGCGAGTACTTATCACCCAACTGGAAGATATGACCGACCTCGATACCACGTTTGATTTTTAGGCTGCCTTTACCATCAGGAGAAGGGTCGCCTTCTTGTACATTGCGTACATCAACGACACGTGTAATGCTCGCATCACGCGCCCAGTTCATACCAGTGGTGTGTTTATTGACTTCATTGGCACCGCATACAAAGTCTGACAAAGTTGCTGCCGAACGATCAACGAAGACAGGTATATCCAAATTAACGCCAATATAGCCTTTATGCAGACCAGCAGCTTTCAGTTCTTCATCAGAAGCCATTGTCAGCGGTACATTGGCCTCTTCGATTTTCTCAGCTTTGATCGTATTTAGCTGATGATCACCGCGTAATACGATAGCAATAAGCTGTGGCTCATCATTTTCGGTATGACCATGGACGATTAACGTTTTGACCGTCGTTTCTAATGGTAAGCCTAAATGTTCAGCAACCATTTTACAGCTGGTCATATTTTCCGTTAGGACGTCTTCGCGCGCCATTTTCGGTGGCTGGCGCTCAGCGGTGCTTACTGATTCGGCAAGCTCAACGTTGGCCGCATAATCAGAAGAATCAGAGAAGGCGATATCATCTTCGCCGCTGTCTGCCAACACATGAAATTCATGTGAAGCAAAACCGCCAATAGAACCAGTATCCGCTTGTACTGCACGGAAATCTAAGCCCAAACGGGTAAAGATACGCGTATAAGCGTCATACATATCATGGTAAGTCTTGGCGAGTGACGCTTGATCAACGTGGAACGAATAAGCATCTTTCATGGTAAATTCGCGTGCGCGCATCACACCAAAACGTGGACGAATCTCATCACGGAATTTGTTCTGAATTTGGAAAAAGGTGATTGGTAATTGTTTATAACTACGCAGCTCGCCTTGCGCCAGATTGGTGATGACTTCTTCATGAGTCGGACCAAGCACAAAGTCGCGATCATGACGGTCTTTGAAGCGCAATAGCTCAGGACCATAATCGTTAAAGCGTCCGGTCGTTTGCCAAAGCTCGGCAGGCTGGGTCATCGGCATGAGCACTTCTTGTGCACCAACTTCTTGCATCTCTTCACGAACAATACGTTCGACTTTTTGCAAGATGCGTAGCCCCATGGGCAACCAAATATATAACCCAGAAGCAATCTTTCGGATAAGACCGGCACGCACCATCAATTGGCTTGAGGCGATATCGGCATCACTTGGGGTTTCTTTTAGAGTGGCAAATAAAAATTGACTGGCTTTCATAAATAAAGCGTAACCTTATCAACGATAAAATAAATAAGAAATAGTAGGATATTGAGCGTGTGCTTTGATGGCCGACGCAAGCTTACCTTTGTATCACTTGGTAATAGTCTAGGACATGCCTAGCTAAAAAGTACTGCGACAAACAGTACATGAATAGAAAGTGCGTTCATAAAACGCCTTACAAAAAGGCTGGAACTTTTCATTTTGCATTAAAACGTCGATGTTGGCAGCGTCATACTTTACGCATAAAGACCAGAAAAATAGATGTACGCCAACATTTTGCTTATACAATCTGACTATGTTAGGTAAAGTTAGCCTAAGACGCAATGACTTTTTGTTTTTTCAGACAGAACGTGACTTAAACGAGCAAATGAGGTCACTACAACTCGATTATTTACCAGTTTTTAGGGTATTTATAGTAAATGGTAGTGCTAGTCATTATGTAGCGTATTGGTAGTTATTACTTGAAGTTGCTGCTCAAAAGTAGCATTTATCATTTAGACAGTTATTTGTTATACGTTTAATAAAAATAAATGATAAAACTCTGAGGGTGTTTATATGAATAATCCTGACAACCGATCTCCTATTAATAATGATGCGACTAACTCACAAGCGAAAAAACCCATTGCGATGATGTCGTGGATGATATGGCTCATCGGTTTAGCAGCTATCGTTTTTGCTATTTATAGTGTGCAGAATATAACCAAGGAAGAGCCGATAGAAACCATTACTCGTGAAGGCGTGGTCACACAAATCCAAAAATTGAATCGTTTGGAAACGGTGGCGTTCAGTGTCGATACCGTCATTACCAGTCAACGTCCTGGCAGTTGGATGAAGCTGTGGCAAGACGAGCAAAAGGGTTTGTTTATCGCGCGCGGACGAGTGGAGGCGGGGATTGATTTAAGTGCACTTACCCCTGAGATGGTACAAGTGGTGCAGCCTGAAATTAACGTCGATGAGGTACAAGAAGCGGGTGCCAATACGCCAGTCTCAGTGATGCCGCAAATCAATATTACCATCCCACCATCAGAGATATTTTCGGTTTATCTAGACGATATCGAGATTTATGATTGGCAGACGGGTGCTTTTGGCATGATGCAAGTCGATCCAAAAATCTTGCAACAAGCGCAAAGTATGGCAAAAAAAGAAGTACTCGAACGCGCTTGTCGTGGTGATGTCATGAACATGGCACTAGAAAATGCGCAAACCCAACTGCAACAGCTATTTTCGTTAACTGGTGCAGTAGTGACGGTAACGACTCAAGGTGCAGGCGCGTGCCAGATGCCAGTAAAATAATGCATACATAATTTTATTAGAGCCATAGACTAGATAGTCATACGTTAGCTTATTAATTGGAAACACTTAAAGTAACGCCATTTATATTGTATAGTAGAGCTTATCTATTATTCATAATCAACTTATGAATTTCGTTGGGAATATAACCCTACATAAAAGGTGGCGTATATGACAACTCTTAATAATAAACCGTCTTCTAAGCCTGAACGTCAGCTTAATAAGCGTCCTAAAACGAAAGAATCGCTTTCTTTTGCGACATGGGTGTTATTAATTATAAGCTTCACTTTATTAGCCTATGCTCTTTATGTTATCCAAACCCGTATATTATAAGCAGCCAGCTGATATTAGGGCGTGTCCTCAATTCAATCGATTACTTTCTAAATGGGCTAAAAATAGCTAAATTTTGCCAAACATCGTCAAATAGCTTCTTAATATCTCGATATTATGTGCGCTACTTTCCTTGTTTGACGGTAATTTATCTCATTTTTATCACCATTTTTGAAATGAAGACACGCCCTAGTAAGGGTAGATAATGTGAGTAAGATGCCATAGCTGAAACTCTTAGTAAATTGAGGTTTTAGTGTTGATATAATGCGTCGCTATTTTTTAAATTCAGCAATCGCTAATTGGCGAGCCGCTTTATGTTCGACCATCGGTAATGGGTAATCAATGTCAGCAAATTTACCGCCCTTTGCTAGTGCTTGACGCATTTTATCCTCGCTATGCAAGATGGTGGTAGGAATGGCTTTTAGCTCAGGCAGCCACGTCTTGATAAATTCGCCATCGGTATCGTGGGTTTTGGCTTGGCTAAAAGGGTTCATAATGCGAAAGTAAGGTGCAGAGTCGGTGCCAGTCGACGCGCTCCATTGCCAACCCCCATTATTGGACGCAAAGTCACCATCTATGAGCTGCTGCATAAAATAACGCTCACCTAATCGCCAATCAATCAATAAATCCTTGGTCAAAAACATCGCCGTGACCATTCGCAAGCGATTGTGCATAAAGCCCGTCGCATTCAGGCAGCGCATTGCCGCATCGACTAACGGCACGCCAGTTTTACCTATGCACCATGCCTCAAAATCGTCTTGATTATATGACCAATTAATCTTGCTATCGGTTTCCTTTTTATACGCTTGATGGCGTATTAATTCGGGCTTATAGTCTAAAACATGGCGATAAAAGTCACGCCAAGCTAGCTCACTTATCCAGCGGTTAATGTCGTTATTATCAGTGTTGTTAAAGCTATCCCCGCTGTCTAAGGTGTCACCGCCATTCCCATGTAATTCTCCCAGTGCTTTGCTCAATTGTAGGGTAGCTTGTAAGTAGCAAAGTCTTGGGCTGATTGCGCCAATAGTCAGGTAGGCAGATAGCTGACTGGTGGCATTTAAACTGGGTACATCGCGACTGATATCGTAGTTATCAATATCCTCAGCGATGAAGTCCTCTAAACGCTGGCAAGCTGCATCTTCGCCAGCAGGGTAGGCTGCCCGAGCGTGCTCAAGCTGTACGTCTATATCCATGGGCTCTAATAAACCAGCATTTTGCAGTGCCTTTTGATAATCTTCGACTACTTCTTTAGTTACTCTTTCTATATCTTCGATAGTAGCACTGGCGTTTGAGACTTCTAGTTTGACTTTAGTGTTGTCACTTATGGCGGATGCCTCATGCATTTGTATGGTGCTGATATCCAAGGTATGCCGCCATTTTTTATAAAATGGGGTA encodes:
- a CDS encoding proline--tRNA ligase produces the protein MKASQFLFATLKETPSDADIASSQLMVRAGLIRKIASGLYIWLPMGLRILQKVERIVREEMQEVGAQEVLMPMTQPAELWQTTGRFNDYGPELLRFKDRHDRDFVLGPTHEEVITNLAQGELRSYKQLPITFFQIQNKFRDEIRPRFGVMRAREFTMKDAYSFHVDQASLAKTYHDMYDAYTRIFTRLGLDFRAVQADTGSIGGFASHEFHVLADSGEDDIAFSDSSDYAANVELAESVSTAERQPPKMAREDVLTENMTSCKMVAEHLGLPLETTVKTLIVHGHTENDEPQLIAIVLRGDHQLNTIKAEKIEEANVPLTMASDEELKAAGLHKGYIGVNLDIPVFVDRSAATLSDFVCGANEVNKHTTGMNWARDASITRVVDVRNVQEGDPSPDGKGSLKIKRGIEVGHIFQLGDKYSQALNATVSGEDGKPVTLMMGCYGIGVSRIIAAAIEQNNDENGIMWPQTPTVNDSIAPFEVAIIPMKSKEETVMQTATALYEELKAQGINVLLDDRNERPGVKFADLELIGIPHRIVVSDRNLAEGQYEYVNRRETEKQMLSREEVIAKVSGK
- a CDS encoding cryptochrome/photolyase family protein, whose amino-acid sequence is MSKTAAETSHNTDSTDSTETRNVNNNADATSVNPAHYLMWFRRDLRVHDNTALAALCEQANADNASVSAIYFVTPEQWQAHDMSLTQLDHIARTLPILAKSLQTQLNIHLTVQLCPSFSDCVEAMLDICSANQISTVMANHEYEGNEIKRDEQLTKQLANNDIEFIRWHDQCILPPQTITTNDDSMYQVFTPFYKKWRHTLDISTIQMHEASAISDNTKVKLEVSNASATIEDIERVTKEVVEDYQKALQNAGLLEPMDIDVQLEHARAAYPAGEDAACQRLEDFIAEDIDNYDISRDVPSLNATSQLSAYLTIGAISPRLCYLQATLQLSKALGELHGNGGDTLDSGDSFNNTDNNDINRWISELAWRDFYRHVLDYKPELIRHQAYKKETDSKINWSYNQDDFEAWCIGKTGVPLVDAAMRCLNATGFMHNRLRMVTAMFLTKDLLIDWRLGERYFMQQLIDGDFASNNGGWQWSASTGTDSAPYFRIMNPFSQAKTHDTDGEFIKTWLPELKAIPTTILHSEDKMRQALAKGGKFADIDYPLPMVEHKAARQLAIAEFKK
- a CDS encoding DUF4230 domain-containing protein, which produces MNNPDNRSPINNDATNSQAKKPIAMMSWMIWLIGLAAIVFAIYSVQNITKEEPIETITREGVVTQIQKLNRLETVAFSVDTVITSQRPGSWMKLWQDEQKGLFIARGRVEAGIDLSALTPEMVQVVQPEINVDEVQEAGANTPVSVMPQINITIPPSEIFSVYLDDIEIYDWQTGAFGMMQVDPKILQQAQSMAKKEVLERACRGDVMNMALENAQTQLQQLFSLTGAVVTVTTQGAGACQMPVK